Genomic segment of Cryptosporangium aurantiacum:
GGGAACCTACGGACGACCGAGCGATGGCCCTCGACGCCCTCTGCCCGACCGGACATACGGTTCCCTTCCGGGCGTCCGTGCTGCCGTGAACACCCTATGTGACGGAGGTTACTCCTGATCGGGACACCGGCAGTCCTTCCGCGTGTGCCCACTACGGATCGTGGGTAACACGACGCAACAGAGACCGGAGAGCGGTGTGATGGGCCCGGACCTACAGGTCGACCAGGAACGTTCTGTCGACCATGTGGTTCTACGCCTGCACGGTCGGCTCTCAGTGCGTTCCGCGCCGGCGGCTCGACGAGCGATGCTCAAGTCGCTGCTCGACGTGGGGAGGGTGGTGGTGGACGTGTCCCGGCTCCAGCTGGCGAACCTGGAGTGCGTCTGGCTGCTGCCCAGCGTGCTCACCACCGCGGGAGGATGGCCCGCCGCGCGGATGTCGATCGTCGACGCGAACGGCGTCTACGAGGCAGCCGCCCGGCGCGTGCACTGCGCCGACCTGCTCCACTTCTACCCGGCGACGGAGGCGGGTGTGCGCCATGTCGATGACCGGCCGGCACGGATCAAACGGGACATCGTGGTTCCGGCCGATCCCTCCGCGTCCGCCGCTGCCCGGAGGTTTCTCCAGCAGACAGCCGCCGATTGGGACCTCTCACCGGACCTGACCGAAGTAGCCCAGTTGGTCGTCAGCGAGTTGGTCTCGAACGCGGTCGAGCACGCCGGGACCCCGTCGACGGTCGTGTTGGAGCTGACCGACACCGGGCTGCGGATCAGCGTCCGGGACGGCTCCACCGTCCAGCCGGTCGCGCGGCCATTGGACATGGTGAGCTTCCGAGGGCGCGGCCTGCCGCTGATCGATCGGGTCAGCGAACGCTGGGGTATCGCCGACCACCCGGACGGCAAGACGGTCTGGGCGGCACTGGCCGTCGAGCCGGACGTTGCCAGCGACACCGACGTTTCGGACGCCGCTGAGGGGTGAACCCGTCCGGGCATGACCTCGGTCAACCGGGCAGTCGGCAGCCTGATGTTCATCGGGAACGCCACCGTCCTGCTCCGGCTCGGGGGCTGCACCGTACTGACCGATCCGAATTTCCTGCGCCGCGGCGAGCGCGCCTACCTCGGCTACGGCTTGTCGTCCCGCCGGTTGGTCGATCCCGCGATCGCGATGGAGGCGTTGCCGCCGCTGGACGCGGTGGTGCTCTCCCACCTGCACGGTGACCACTTCGACCGGAGAGCGAGGCACGGCCTCGAGCGCAGCACGCCGATCGTGACCACGGCGCACGCCGCCCGGCGGCTGGAACGCTGGGGCTTCCGGGCGGCCGAAGGTCTCCGTCCCTGGGCGGCGTGGGAGCTGCGGCACGGCACCGAGGTGCTCCGGGTGACCTCAGTGCCCGGCCAGCACGGCCCCGACCTCGTGCACCGGTTGCTGCCGCCGGTGATGGGCAGCGTCGTCGACCTGGAGCGGGACGGTGTCCGGGTGTTCCGGCTGTACATCACCGGCGACACGCTCTGCCGTCCGTGGCTCGGCGAGATCGCGGAGCGATACCCGGGGATCGACGCGGCGCTGGTGCATCTCGGTGGAACCCGCATCCTCGGCGTGCTGTTGACGATGGACGAGCAGCAGGGCGCGGACCTGGTCGAGCTGATCGACCCGTCGTTCGTCTTCCCGATCCACAACGACGACTACACCGTGCAGAAGACGCCGCTGCAGGCGTTCCTCGACGAGACGGCCCGGCGGCGGATCGCCGGCGTGCGGCCGATCGAGCGCGGACACCCGGTACCGCTGGCAACTGCCGTTTCGGATGCTTCCTAGCGGGAACTTCGTCCGGGGCGCGCGTTGACGCGCCGAACCGGAAGGAAGTTACATGCGGTTGCCGGAGCCACGGGGTGGCGTGAGTGAAGCGTTGGTCCAGGCACTGGCCGGTAAGCCCGGCACGTTCGGGGGAGCGTCCGTCCCAGGGTCGGACGAGCCGTGGGCCGACGAGGATTTGCAGCTCGCGCTCTGGGTGCTCTACGAGTTGCACTACCGGGGATTCGACGAGGTCGACCCCGACTGGGACTGGGATCCAGATCTGATTCGGCTGCGGGCGGGGTTGGAGCAACGGTTCCTCGGGGGCCTTCGTGCGGTGGTGACGCTTCCGGACGGTTCGGACGGGCCGATCCCTGCCGCGCTCGCCGCGCTGACCAACGCCGACGCCGGGCCCTCGATGAGCCGCTATCTGCAGCGGAAAGCGACGCTCACCCAGTTCCGGGAGTTCGTCGTGCACCGGTCGCTGTACCACCTGAAGGAGGCCGACCCGCACAGCTGGGGGATTCCGCGGCTCGACGGGCGGCCCAAGGCCGCGCTGGTCGAGATCCAGGCGGACGAGTACGGCGGCGGCCGCGTCGAGCGGATGCACTCCGAACTGTTCCGGACGACGATGGAGCGGCTCGGTCTCGACTCCCGGTACGGCGCCTACGTCGACCACGTCTCGGCGCAGACGCTCGCCACCAGCAACCTCATGTCGCTGTTCGGCCTGCACCGGCGCTGGCTGCCCGCGCTGCTGGGGCACCTGGCCGCGTTCGAGATGACGTCGTCGCTGCCGAATCGGCGCTACGGCAACGGGTTGCGGCGGCTGGGCGGTGACGCCGACGCGACGCGCTTCTACGACGAGCACGTCACCGCCGACGCCGTGCACGAGCAGATCGCCGCGCACGACCTCTGCGGGGGATACGTCGCCGAGCACCCCGACCAGGCGCGCGACGTGCTGTTCGGAGCGGCGTGCGGGTTGTGGCTGGACGCCGCTGCGGCCGAGTGGATCCTCGATCGCTGGGAGAGCGGCCACACCGCACTCCGCAGCCCCGATCCGCTCGCTGCCTGACTCCATGGGAAAGCCCTACCGCCGCAGATGCGGCGGTAGGGCTTGTTTTCATGCTCCGGGCGCTTCGAAGCCGACGAGTTTGTGCGTGCCGTCGCAGAACGGCTTGAGCCCGGACTTCCCGCACCGGCACAGCGCCACGGTCGCGCGGCCGGGGTCGATCGGCGTCCCGTCCTGGCCACGCAGTACGAAGTCGCCCCGAATCAGCAGCGGGCCGTCCTCATAGAGCGTGACGCTCACTTCCTCACCGCTCACACCTCGGCGTTCTTCCACACGCTTCCTTCCGCGAACGCCCGAGCACGCAGCCGCCCGGCCACGATCTCGGTCCGGAACACCGGCTGGCACGCAGTCGCCGGACCGCGCAGCGGTTCGCCGTCGACCAGCCGGAACACCGACCCGTGCCAGGGGCACGTGATCCGGGGTTCCCCCGGCCCGTCGGTGACTTCCCCTTCGTGCAGCGGTCCGCCGACATGACTGCATTCGGACGCCAGGACATGGACGCCGCCGCCGGTCCGCAGGTGCCTGCGATAGACGACGACCGTGGTGTCACCGACCACGCGCCGCACCGGCTCGCCGATCGGGATCTCGTCCAGCGGCCCGAGGTCCTGCCAGCCGTCCCCGGCCCGCCGCATCGTGCCCTCGGCGTGGTTGACGCCGCTCGCCTGCGAGTAGGCGAGGTGGCCGCCGAGCGTGCCGCCGAGGCCGACGGCGGCCAGGCCCAGCAGCGCGTAACCGACGCCGCTGAGCTGTCGTCCCTGCTTCCGGGCCGTCCAGGAGGCGGCGTAGAACGTGGTGCCGACCGCGTTCGCGGCCGCGTGCACCAGGCCGACGCGCCGCTGGTCGGGTTCCAGGTCCGCCCAGTCGGCCAGGCCGGCAGCGATCGCGGCGGGCGCGGTGAGCAGCCCGAGACCGACGAGTCGCCGCGCGGCGGTCCGGCCACCGGGCGTGAAGTCGAGGACGCTCGCCGACACCCAGGCGCCGATCGGTACCTGGACCAACACCGGATGGACCGGATGGCCGAGCCATCGACCGTG
This window contains:
- a CDS encoding Rieske 2Fe-2S domain-containing protein, with product MSVIRALFTRLENARLLDPVAEAVADAVHQTIPSARIADLLHGRWLGHPVHPVLVQVPIGAWVSASVLDFTPGGRTAARRLVGLGLLTAPAAIAAGLADWADLEPDQRRVGLVHAAANAVGTTFYAASWTARKQGRQLSGVGYALLGLAAVGLGGTLGGHLAYSQASGVNHAEGTMRRAGDGWQDLGPLDEIPIGEPVRRVVGDTTVVVYRRHLRTGGGVHVLASECSHVGGPLHEGEVTDGPGEPRITCPWHGSVFRLVDGEPLRGPATACQPVFRTEIVAGRLRARAFAEGSVWKNAEV
- a CDS encoding iron-containing redox enzyme family protein; translation: MRLPEPRGGVSEALVQALAGKPGTFGGASVPGSDEPWADEDLQLALWVLYELHYRGFDEVDPDWDWDPDLIRLRAGLEQRFLGGLRAVVTLPDGSDGPIPAALAALTNADAGPSMSRYLQRKATLTQFREFVVHRSLYHLKEADPHSWGIPRLDGRPKAALVEIQADEYGGGRVERMHSELFRTTMERLGLDSRYGAYVDHVSAQTLATSNLMSLFGLHRRWLPALLGHLAAFEMTSSLPNRRYGNGLRRLGGDADATRFYDEHVTADAVHEQIAAHDLCGGYVAEHPDQARDVLFGAACGLWLDAAAAEWILDRWESGHTALRSPDPLAA
- a CDS encoding CDGSH iron-sulfur domain-containing protein, with product MSGEEVSVTLYEDGPLLIRGDFVLRGQDGTPIDPGRATVALCRCGKSGLKPFCDGTHKLVGFEAPGA
- a CDS encoding ATP-binding protein → MLKSLLDVGRVVVDVSRLQLANLECVWLLPSVLTTAGGWPAARMSIVDANGVYEAAARRVHCADLLHFYPATEAGVRHVDDRPARIKRDIVVPADPSASAAARRFLQQTAADWDLSPDLTEVAQLVVSELVSNAVEHAGTPSTVVLELTDTGLRISVRDGSTVQPVARPLDMVSFRGRGLPLIDRVSERWGIADHPDGKTVWAALAVEPDVASDTDVSDAAEG
- a CDS encoding MBL fold metallo-hydrolase; its protein translation is MTSVNRAVGSLMFIGNATVLLRLGGCTVLTDPNFLRRGERAYLGYGLSSRRLVDPAIAMEALPPLDAVVLSHLHGDHFDRRARHGLERSTPIVTTAHAARRLERWGFRAAEGLRPWAAWELRHGTEVLRVTSVPGQHGPDLVHRLLPPVMGSVVDLERDGVRVFRLYITGDTLCRPWLGEIAERYPGIDAALVHLGGTRILGVLLTMDEQQGADLVELIDPSFVFPIHNDDYTVQKTPLQAFLDETARRRIAGVRPIERGHPVPLATAVSDAS